Within Desulfobacter sp., the genomic segment TTTTTTGATTTTACTGCGGATTTTCCACGGTGCCGCATACGTTCTCCTCATGTCGTCCTCGGTGATATTATTGATGGTGTTTATGCCGCCTGAAAACAGCGGGCAGGGGTTCAGCATTATTTCTATTATGACACTGCTTCCTTATGCCGTAGTCCCTTTGGTCCTGGAAAGTGGTTATTTACCTATTGTTAGCCGCCAGGTTTATTCATATATGGCGTTTCTTATCCTACCCTGCGCATTCCTGCTAATTCCGCTTTCCATGAGGGCGCGTGACAGAAATATTAAAGATAAATGCCGCCGTAATGACAAAGAAGAACTATGTAAGCAGTTTTGGATGAACCTAAGGCACCCCAGGGTATCTATACTGCTTCTGGTGAACGGGCTTGTTTTTTTAGTATATGCATTGGTTTTTTATTTCTTGAAAGCATTTTTTGGGGCAGCCGATTTTGGCGATGTCGGTCTTTTTTTTACAATATCCACCCTGACCATGATTATTGTCAGGATTGCAATGGGTTCCTCGTTTGATATATACAACAAGGCTTTAATGGGCATGCTCAGTCTTTTCATCTTTGCGGTTAGCCTGTTGTTTCTGGGGTATGCGGCTTATTATAAGCAATTCTATTGTGCCGCTATTATGTATGGAATGGGCATCGGCGCTGCAACGCCGCTTTTGAACAGTCTCATGTTTGTTGTATCAAAACCGGAATATAGAGGCGTAAATGCCAATCTTATGCTGGAGATGGTGGATCTTGGTTTTTTTGCGGGCCCGTTTGTCGGAGGACTGGCTGTGTCGGCCGGGCTGGAAAAAGAGGTTATCCTGACCTGTTGCGCGGGCTTAATTATGCTCACTGCCAGCCTTTTGATTCCATTTTTAAAAATAAGCCATATGAATATAAAAGCAGAATAATATGCGAAGAAAAAACAGACGTTCAGATGAACATTTCCTCGGGAAGCTGACGGTTCCGGCTCATATCTGTATGATGCAGAGCATTATTGAATATACCAACCAGATAGGGCTCCTTCTGTCACTAAATGATACGGAGCGGTCTTCCATTGTAAAAACGGTAGAAATGGCTTTCCACAGTTCAGTATCCGATTTGTCATCCCCGATAAAAATTTATGATTACATTCATCTCGAATTTGTTGCAACAAAATTACAATTAGTGATTTCCATACGGGAAAAGGGTATTCCATTTGGAAGGAGAAAAACAGATACCCGTCCCATAGGCGAAATAGTAAAAAATGCCCCGGACGCTTTTACTGAAAACCAAGGGATGGACAAGATTGAATACCTGATTAATGGAAGAGACGGTCGAGAGACACGCCTGACAAAATCGTTGAGACCCGGGTCTTTGCCAGAAGATCTTTTCAAGGGTGATGTCACACGAATGGAACGGAAGCATACACTGAAAAGTGAACCCGTGATCCGCCTTACAGAATTGAGCGAACTTCAAGACGTCATGCGATTGGCCTGGAAATGCTATGGGTATACCCAAGAGGCGCTTTTGTACGATATAAACGCCCTTAAACAGAAGGTTGAATCCGGGGAACTGATATCCATAATAGCCATTGATACGACGCGTGAAGCTGTGATTGGCCATATCGGCCTCAAGCACCATGATAATGCAGTCAACGTGCCGGAAATGGGCCTTGCTTTTGTTGACCCGGCTTACCGAAAGGGAGGATTAGCAATTGCCTTGGGAAAAAAAGCAATGGAATTCGCACGATTAAACAATTATCCAGGGGTATTTGATTGTTCCGTCACCACGCACACTTTTTCCCAGCAGGGAATGCAAGCCATAGGATCGCGCCCCTGCGGTGTATTATTCGGCATTGTTGCCGAAGGGATGCAGGCAAGGCAACTGGAAACATCTAATCAGGAAAAAGGTTCTGTGATTAACCATTATTATGCCTTTGACCGCTCGCAAAGAACCGTCTATATCCCACCACGCCACCAGGATATGGTTTTTCAGATTTACAAATGGCTTGAACTACCAAGAGAGTTTAAGGCAGGTGATATGAAACCCGCTTCGGGCCTGTCGAATGTTAGTATCCTGCCAATGCCGGAGGAACATAATGCTGCATTTATTGTTGTTCATACTATTGGCAGGAAAACAAAAGAAGAGGTAAAAACCGCCCTGTGTGAATTCAAACGAAAACGAGCAGATGCTGTTTATGTTTTTTTGCCACTGGAGAGCTGCCATTTGTGCTGGCTGGTTGAACAGCTTGAAAAAGAAGGCTTTGGGTTTGCTGGGATAATGCCTCACATCCATGACGGTGGCGACAGACTGCTGATGCAATATTTAAGTTTTCAAGTTAATCCTTCTTCCATAAAGCTGTATGGAGCCATGCCCCAAAAATTATTCAACTATATCCTGACTGAACAGGGCCGTGTTCAAAGATAAATGCAGTTGATATTCTAAAATCCTGACTGATGTGGTGTATTCTCTAAGAATCAATTTGATCCAGTATTAACTGTCGTTGACGGTTAGAATTTCACATAAAAATATAGAGAAATTTTTATGTAAATGGTAGAAAAAGAATGATGGCTATCCGTATAAAAATTTTATGCGTTTTATTCATAATTCTGATGCTTAGTGCAAGCGCCAACGCCGAAACATATATTTTTGCGGGAGGCGATTTTCCCCTTCTTTCTGAGAAAAATAAAGACGGTGATATTCGGGGAATCGCTGTCGACATTGCAAGAAAAATAACCGAAAGGCTTGGGCATAGAATAATTGTGCGCCTTTACCCTTGGGCCAGGGCACAGCACATGGTAAAAAATGGTATTGCAGACGTATTGTTTCCTCCTTATAAAACTCCTGAAAGAGAAAAATGGCTGGATTACACAAAACGTCCTTTCGCCAAGGATGAAACCTTCTTTTTTGTCAGACAAGGCAGTCAGAGTTTCTGGAACGGAGACCTGGCCTCACTCAGGGGGAAAAAGATCGGAATGGTTCTCAAGTGGAGCGTCGGTCCGGATTTTGAAAAAGCAAAAAAAAGTTTATCTATAGAGTATGTACCCAATATTGATATGTGCTTTAGAATGTTGATTCAAGAATATGTTGATTTTGTACCAACACAGTTAAGAGAGGCAAAATCTTCCTTTAAAAGGTTAAATCTCACAGACAAGCAACTTCCCCTTCGAATTTTTCCAAAGTTGACAATAAATTATAATTACTTTGGGTTTTCAAAGAAAAAGCAAAAGGAATTGTCCGGCTTTAAAAGAAGCTTTGACCAGGCGTTGGAAAGAATGCATAAAAACGGAGAAATTCTGGAGATTCTGACTGCATACGGAATGTCAAATTGATGCCTCCATATTGATGCGTTTTCAGAATTCAGTGTCATTGGTTGCGCTTCAAATAATGCAGATTATGGCGGGAAATGAGTACCGGGCCGTTATTGGCAATAATGGTCCGGCTGCGTTCTGCGACAAACCGTGCAGATCACCCATGGGGCAGCCCTGTCCAAGGCCGGGTTAAGAAAAGATAGATGAGGTGCCCTGCGCCTGATTTCGCCGTGGCTTGACAATTGGGGCCTGGCCTGTGTAACCATAAGCATTCGATACGAGCGGATATTATATTGGAGCAGATTTGACGAACGGTTAGGCTGATAAGGAGACGATAATGGCATACATGGGCATCGACATCGGCAGTTCCACCTGCTGCGCAGTCATCCTCAACAAAGATTCCAAGATCCTTTCCCGGGCCATGGTGCCCACCGGTGCCAGAAACGAAAAGGCCATTGCATGGGTCAGGGAACAGACCCTGGGGGAGGCGGGACTTGAACCCGGGGATCTCAAGGCCCTTGTTTCCACAGGCTACGGCCGGAAGCGGGTGGAAAACCGGACCCTGGACAAGACCGAAATCGTCTGTCACGCCAAGGGCATCCAGACCTATTTCCCCGGCACCTCCCTGCTCATCGACATCGGCGGCCAGGATTCCAAGGCCATCTATATCCATCCCCAGTCCGGAAAGGTGGTCAACTTTGCCATGAACGATAAATGCGCCGCCGGCACGGGCCGGTTTCTGGAGACCATGGCCAGGGTCCTGGAAATGGATATCTCCGAGATGGACAGGCTGGATGCCGGAGAAAAGGGCCGTTGCCGGATTTCCAACATGTGCACGGTGTTCGCCGAAAGCGAGGTGGTTTCCCTCATCGCCCAGGGCGTGGATACCGGCGAAATTATTTCGGGGATCAACCGGGCCATTGCCACCCGGACTTTTTCTTTGGCCAAACGGGTGGCCCCGGACATGGCCGCTGAAAAAATTGCCATCTCAGGGGGCGTGGCCCGGATCAGGGGGGTGGTGGCCGCCCTGGAACGGTGCATGGGCAGGGAGATCCTTGTGCCGCCCCATCCCGGCATCATCGGCGCCCTGGGTGCGGCGGCATTCGCCCTGGAGGAAGATCAAGGATGATTGAAAGATTACCGTTTGGTAATCTCCATGTCATGTTGGGGTTAAACTTATGGCGTATAAAGGACATGTTTTGGGATACAGCTGATGTGCTCACTTTGCCAGGAGCCATAACTCCCAAGCTTTTGTTTCTCTTTTCCTTTTTGGCCGGGTCGCCATGGTGGCGGCCCGGTTTTATATTCAGGGGCACAGGCCCCGGTCATTTTCCGGTCCCCCTTTTACCCATAGGCCAGTACACGGTTTTCAATGGTATCCTCGCCCAGTTTAAAGTTATGCCGGCCGATGTCCCTGAATCCGAATCTTTTGTAAAAGCCGATGGATCTATTGTACACCCAGCTGGTAAGCCAGAACCGTTCTCCGTACCTGGCTTTGACTTCCAGAAGGAGGGCTTTCCCGATCCCCCTTCCCTGGAAGGGCTTCTGGACATAGAGTTTATCGATTTCAAAACCCTTTGCTTCTCCTTGGGACCGGGAGTCGAGATTTAACAGGACGTATCCCCTCAGGTAGATGCCCTGGGTGCATACCAGCAGTCTATACCCGCCGTCGGCCAGGATTGATTTGAAACGGTCCTCGGTGAACATGGATAGGGCATATTCCGAATTTTCCGTCCGGATGCCGTCAAAGGAGTAGGTGGTAAACCAGACCTCAAGGGAAAGGGCGGCCAGGTTGATGCAGTCCGGCTCTTGCGCTTCCCTGATGAGCAGCCCGCTGCATTGCCCGGTTCCCCTGCGGTATCCCGCGCGGTCAAGGGAATAAAGGGGGAGCAGGCCGTCGCCCTTGGCCACGGAATCATAAAGGTCCACATCCTCTTGATGGGACATGCCTGCTTTTTTCATGACATGGCGTGAGGCCCGGTTCCCTGTATCGGTCACGGCATGGACTCGGCGGATTTCCGGCCTGGTGAATATCCAGTCCAGGCATGCGCCCAGGGCTTCGGTGGCCAATCCACGTCCCCACATGGATTTTCTCAGGGCATAGGCGATTTCAGGCCCTGCGCCTTTGATCTGTTCGGGAATAAATCCGCAATACCCGATGAAATCTCCCAATGTTCCCAGGCCGGGCTCGCCAATACAGACCGCCCAGACCCCATAGCCCAGCTCATCCCAGGGGGGGATGAAGTCCTCAAGGTATCCGGCCTCCGCTTTTCCCAGGCCTTCAGGGGTTGACGCTTCATCGGAACGGGGCAGCCATTTCATTACATCCTTATCTGACATGATGGCGTCAACCAGGGCATCCCGGTCGGAAAATGCCAGGGGCCGCAATGTCAGCCGTTTTGTTTTCAGTGTTGGAACCATCTCTTTTAAACCCTTTGAATCAGGTAAATAAACACCGGCAGCCGGCAGCGGTTTTTACATCGGATTTATCCTCAGAGTGCAGCCACCTCCCCCTTCCACCCATGGGGGGTAAAGGTTGCGACAACCAATTCACTCCGGGTCTCATCGGCAACTGCAATCAGACGGGACGCGTCCCAAATGGCGCTTTTGCCCACGGGTACCCACCCGCCGGTGGGTTGATTATGGTTTGCCATTGCAACCAGGCACCCATGCGCTTTGGAATAGGCGGCCAGTTTTTGGGTGTCTGCGTCATACCCGCTGGCACTGATGAGAACGCCGGCAATATAAACCGTTGCCCCCATCTGTGCACAGATCTGGGCATGGCGGGTGTTGTTGGTGTCTGCGCAGATTGCGTTAAAGATCTTCTGTCCGCCTGTATTGACGGAATGATACTCCCCCCCAACTGAGAAATACTGTTCTTCCCCCGGATGTAGATTCATCTTGGCATAGGTCTCCGTACCGCCGTGGGGGGAGAAAATAAATTCACCAATACGGGGACGGCCTTCCGCCTGCAAAGGGGCGCCTGCAACAATATGAATTTTATGGTTCTTTGCAGCGTCAATTAAAGGGGTAAGCCGGGGATCTTTTTTTGAAAAGGCCAGGTTCTCCGCCAATTCCGGCTCATATCCGGTGAGGGATAATTCCGGAAATACAATGTATGACACCCCGATTTGTGCCGCTTTCCCCACCGCCCCAAGGTGGGTTTGGATATTCGCTGAAACATCCCCCTTTACCGAGGGGACCTGGGCCACGGCCAGTTTGAAATTCTCTGCCATATGTTTACCTCCTGTATCCGGCAATCCTGGTGATCCCGACGCGGGCAAGGATAACAGGTTGATGTTGAATTTGGAACGTCTTCGGGGATATTTTTCTATATTTTCGCTGAATGCGCGGCACCTGTGAGGGCAGGCCGGGAAAAGGATTGATTTTGGCCGGATGGCGGGGTAGATCTTTAATCCTATCCGGGATAAGTGTACAATGAAACGGAAAGGAGGGGAGATGAACAGGGCTGAATCATATGTGATCGGTATTGCCGGGGGCTCCGGTGCCGGAAAGACCACGCTGATCAACCGCATCCTGGAACACACCGGGTCCGGGGCCGTTGTGGTGATTCAGCACGACTGGTATTACAGGCATCATCCCCATTTGTCCCCGTCAAAACGGGCAAGCGCCAATTACGACCATCCCGGTGCCCTGGAAACAGAGCTTTTGACCGCCCAGCTTCGGGAACTCATCGGCGGGCGGCCCGTGGAGGCCCCCCAGTACGATTTTTCCACCCACCTGCGCAAAGCGGAGACCCGGACCATTCTTCCCTCAGGTGT encodes:
- a CDS encoding MFS transporter; translation: MKLGNKLFNWGFITLNIFILFSFCNLAVFYDFYNYLELLQIPIEWRGGVIGIFSVSALIFRPIISLFLTPRHAVKSIAIGLILIVTCLCLYSTTSSLYFLILLRIFHGAAYVLLMSSSVILLMVFMPPENSGQGFSIISIMTLLPYAVVPLVLESGYLPIVSRQVYSYMAFLILPCAFLLIPLSMRARDRNIKDKCRRNDKEELCKQFWMNLRHPRVSILLLVNGLVFLVYALVFYFLKAFFGAADFGDVGLFFTISTLTMIIVRIAMGSSFDIYNKALMGMLSLFIFAVSLLFLGYAAYYKQFYCAAIMYGMGIGAATPLLNSLMFVVSKPEYRGVNANLMLEMVDLGFFAGPFVGGLAVSAGLEKEVILTCCAGLIMLTASLLIPFLKISHMNIKAE
- a CDS encoding GNAT family N-acetyltransferase; the encoded protein is MRRKNRRSDEHFLGKLTVPAHICMMQSIIEYTNQIGLLLSLNDTERSSIVKTVEMAFHSSVSDLSSPIKIYDYIHLEFVATKLQLVISIREKGIPFGRRKTDTRPIGEIVKNAPDAFTENQGMDKIEYLINGRDGRETRLTKSLRPGSLPEDLFKGDVTRMERKHTLKSEPVIRLTELSELQDVMRLAWKCYGYTQEALLYDINALKQKVESGELISIIAIDTTREAVIGHIGLKHHDNAVNVPEMGLAFVDPAYRKGGLAIALGKKAMEFARLNNYPGVFDCSVTTHTFSQQGMQAIGSRPCGVLFGIVAEGMQARQLETSNQEKGSVINHYYAFDRSQRTVYIPPRHQDMVFQIYKWLELPREFKAGDMKPASGLSNVSILPMPEEHNAAFIVVHTIGRKTKEEVKTALCEFKRKRADAVYVFLPLESCHLCWLVEQLEKEGFGFAGIMPHIHDGGDRLLMQYLSFQVNPSSIKLYGAMPQKLFNYILTEQGRVQR
- a CDS encoding transporter substrate-binding domain-containing protein codes for the protein MMAIRIKILCVLFIILMLSASANAETYIFAGGDFPLLSEKNKDGDIRGIAVDIARKITERLGHRIIVRLYPWARAQHMVKNGIADVLFPPYKTPEREKWLDYTKRPFAKDETFFFVRQGSQSFWNGDLASLRGKKIGMVLKWSVGPDFEKAKKSLSIEYVPNIDMCFRMLIQEYVDFVPTQLREAKSSFKRLNLTDKQLPLRIFPKLTINYNYFGFSKKKQKELSGFKRSFDQALERMHKNGEILEILTAYGMSN
- a CDS encoding 2-hydroxyglutaryl-CoA dehydratase, translating into MAYMGIDIGSSTCCAVILNKDSKILSRAMVPTGARNEKAIAWVREQTLGEAGLEPGDLKALVSTGYGRKRVENRTLDKTEIVCHAKGIQTYFPGTSLLIDIGGQDSKAIYIHPQSGKVVNFAMNDKCAAGTGRFLETMARVLEMDISEMDRLDAGEKGRCRISNMCTVFAESEVVSLIAQGVDTGEIISGINRAIATRTFSLAKRVAPDMAAEKIAISGGVARIRGVVAALERCMGREILVPPHPGIIGALGAAAFALEEDQG
- a CDS encoding GNAT family N-acetyltransferase: MVPTLKTKRLTLRPLAFSDRDALVDAIMSDKDVMKWLPRSDEASTPEGLGKAEAGYLEDFIPPWDELGYGVWAVCIGEPGLGTLGDFIGYCGFIPEQIKGAGPEIAYALRKSMWGRGLATEALGACLDWIFTRPEIRRVHAVTDTGNRASRHVMKKAGMSHQEDVDLYDSVAKGDGLLPLYSLDRAGYRRGTGQCSGLLIREAQEPDCINLAALSLEVWFTTYSFDGIRTENSEYALSMFTEDRFKSILADGGYRLLVCTQGIYLRGYVLLNLDSRSQGEAKGFEIDKLYVQKPFQGRGIGKALLLEVKARYGERFWLTSWVYNRSIGFYKRFGFRDIGRHNFKLGEDTIENRVLAYG
- a CDS encoding carbon-nitrogen hydrolase family protein, coding for MAENFKLAVAQVPSVKGDVSANIQTHLGAVGKAAQIGVSYIVFPELSLTGYEPELAENLAFSKKDPRLTPLIDAAKNHKIHIVAGAPLQAEGRPRIGEFIFSPHGGTETYAKMNLHPGEEQYFSVGGEYHSVNTGGQKIFNAICADTNNTRHAQICAQMGATVYIAGVLISASGYDADTQKLAAYSKAHGCLVAMANHNQPTGGWVPVGKSAIWDASRLIAVADETRSELVVATFTPHGWKGEVAAL
- the udk gene encoding uridine kinase, with the translated sequence MNRAESYVIGIAGGSGAGKTTLINRILEHTGSGAVVVIQHDWYYRHHPHLSPSKRASANYDHPGALETELLTAQLRELIGGRPVEAPQYDFSTHLRKAETRTILPSGVIIIDGILIFDDPALRELMDLKVYVETDPDLRFIRRMERDVKHRGRTRESVVRQYLETVKPMHDQYVEPAKSHADIIITDGGRSEAALDLLLAKIQSLLPGRGQTPR